One window from the genome of Haladaptatus paucihalophilus DX253 encodes:
- a CDS encoding class I SAM-dependent methyltransferase, whose protein sequence is MREFSADYLRRTRDGMWDSRDALADLDLDSRRRVLDVGCGTGELARVLADETPGEVVGTDADPRLLSVAAEFVPCVAGDAHRLPFPDDTFDLVVCQALLINLPDPIRAVREFARVSSDLVAAVEPDNSAVSVESTVPEERTLSRKARDAYVEGTTTDITLGGDGTREVFRTAGLDEITTRAHHHAKTVEPPYSTRDVEAAKRKATAGALADKRDTLVGPLSPDEYEDLRAGWRKMGHAVVDQMQADDYRRAEVVPFYVTSGRV, encoded by the coding sequence ATGCGCGAGTTCTCCGCCGATTACCTCCGGCGAACACGGGACGGAATGTGGGATTCCCGCGACGCGCTCGCCGACCTCGACCTCGATTCCCGGCGACGCGTGCTCGATGTCGGCTGTGGCACCGGCGAGCTGGCCCGCGTCCTCGCGGACGAAACACCGGGCGAGGTCGTCGGGACGGACGCCGACCCGCGACTCCTCTCGGTCGCCGCTGAGTTCGTCCCCTGTGTCGCTGGCGACGCCCACCGCCTGCCGTTTCCCGACGACACCTTCGACCTCGTTGTCTGTCAGGCGCTGCTCATCAACCTCCCGGATCCGATTCGGGCGGTGCGGGAGTTCGCCCGCGTCTCCTCGGACCTCGTGGCCGCGGTCGAACCCGACAACTCCGCCGTGTCGGTCGAATCGACGGTTCCGGAGGAGCGAACCCTCTCCCGGAAGGCGCGCGATGCCTACGTCGAGGGGACGACCACCGACATTACGCTCGGCGGGGACGGCACGCGCGAGGTCTTTCGCACTGCCGGACTCGACGAAATCACCACCCGAGCGCACCACCACGCGAAGACGGTCGAACCGCCGTATTCGACCCGCGACGTCGAGGCCGCGAAACGGAAGGCGACGGCGGGCGCGCTGGCCGACAAACGCGACACGCTGGTCGGACCGCTGTCGCCCGACGAGTACGAGGACCTCCGAGCGGGATGGCGGAAGATGGGCCACGCCGTCGTCGATCAGATGCAGGCCGACGACTACCGACGTGCGGAAGTCGTTCCGTTCTACGTCACCTCCGGTCGGGTCTAA
- a CDS encoding aminopeptidase: MDPRVRDHAEVIADHSVSIEKGDRVEILAPTVAEDLAVALYEKIGECGAKPSLSMRSPRAKRAFLRSCDADDIDLPDHSLAALEETDVVIIIKGSENTAETSDVPTEKVAAQARAHAPIQQERMGKRWVGTQFPASGDAQLAEMSTEAYEEFVYGAVNKDWDQQRKHQQQMVEILDSADEVRIVSGDTTDLTMSVSGMKTVNDYGEKNLPGGEVFTAPVPDSVEGEVLFDKPLVRQGSIVENVWLEFEDGEVVDFSAEKNEEVLAGVLDTDEGARRLGELGIGMNRDIDRFTYNMLFDEKMGDTIHLAVGKAIEQTVPEGQPLNESATHIDMIVDMSEDSFIEVDGEIVQRNGTFRFEDGFEG; the protein is encoded by the coding sequence ATGGACCCACGAGTTCGAGACCACGCGGAAGTCATCGCTGACCACTCCGTGAGCATCGAAAAAGGCGACAGAGTGGAGATTTTGGCACCGACCGTCGCCGAGGACCTCGCCGTCGCGCTTTACGAGAAAATCGGAGAGTGCGGCGCGAAACCGTCGCTCTCGATGCGAAGCCCGCGGGCGAAACGGGCGTTCCTTCGAAGCTGTGACGCGGACGATATCGACCTCCCCGACCACTCCCTGGCGGCGCTGGAGGAAACCGACGTCGTGATCATCATCAAAGGCTCCGAGAACACGGCGGAGACGAGCGACGTTCCGACCGAGAAGGTCGCCGCCCAAGCGCGTGCACACGCCCCGATTCAGCAGGAACGGATGGGGAAACGGTGGGTCGGTACACAGTTCCCCGCGTCGGGCGACGCCCAGTTGGCCGAGATGAGCACGGAAGCCTACGAGGAGTTCGTCTACGGCGCGGTGAACAAAGACTGGGACCAGCAACGAAAACACCAGCAGCAGATGGTCGAAATCCTCGACTCGGCCGACGAGGTGCGCATCGTCTCCGGCGACACCACCGACCTCACGATGTCCGTGTCGGGAATGAAGACCGTCAACGATTACGGCGAGAAGAATCTCCCCGGCGGGGAAGTGTTCACCGCGCCCGTCCCCGATTCGGTCGAGGGCGAAGTGCTCTTCGACAAACCACTCGTCCGGCAGGGTAGCATCGTGGAGAACGTCTGGCTCGAATTCGAGGACGGCGAGGTCGTCGATTTCAGCGCCGAGAAGAACGAGGAGGTCCTCGCTGGCGTGCTCGACACCGACGAGGGCGCACGGCGACTCGGCGAACTCGGCATCGGCATGAACCGCGACATCGACCGCTTCACCTACAACATGCTCTTCGACGAGAAGATGGGCGATACGATTCACCTCGCCGTCGGCAAGGCCATCGAGCAGACCGTCCCCGAGGGCCAACCGCTCAACGAGAGCGCCACGCACATCGATATGATCGTCGATATGAGCGAGGACTCGTTCATCGAGGTGGACGGAGAAATCGTCCAGCGCAACGGGACCTTCAGATTCGAAGACGGCTTCGAGGGATAG
- a CDS encoding DUF7095 family protein, translated as MERSAAIERVEEIVETVENDTMPVPVREIWVYGDVSLGLDPIDRLDVYVTKDILLRGDDADRETEFVESHGVKGIGKTVRAEWADEHPELIRASENGYTAPEKCLAAHLLPDDEPVHLEVCNSSFEDNVTQRLRGAMAREAYEQILDPRGVCLWVDGQRSDEAFRKLREGEFAFPTLPAALEMLGMDEEETEEAAQAVESYRRRQEGTTVRGDVV; from the coding sequence ATGGAGCGAAGCGCGGCAATCGAACGCGTCGAGGAGATCGTCGAAACGGTCGAGAACGACACCATGCCGGTTCCCGTCCGCGAGATTTGGGTGTACGGCGACGTGTCCCTCGGACTCGACCCCATCGACAGACTCGACGTGTACGTGACCAAGGACATCCTCCTCCGCGGCGACGACGCCGACCGCGAGACTGAGTTCGTCGAATCGCACGGCGTGAAGGGAATCGGAAAGACGGTTCGTGCGGAGTGGGCCGACGAACATCCCGAACTGATTCGAGCGAGCGAAAACGGCTACACCGCCCCGGAGAAGTGTCTCGCGGCTCACTTGCTTCCGGACGACGAACCGGTTCACCTCGAAGTCTGCAATTCCAGTTTCGAGGACAACGTTACCCAACGCTTGCGCGGCGCGATGGCGCGAGAGGCCTACGAACAAATCCTCGACCCTCGAGGCGTCTGTCTCTGGGTGGATGGGCAACGGAGCGACGAAGCGTTTCGCAAGCTACGGGAGGGGGAGTTCGCCTTCCCGACGCTCCCGGCCGCACTGGAGATGCTCGGCATGGACGAAGAGGAGACGGAAGAAGCGGCACAGGCCGTCGAATCCTACCGTCGGCGACAGGAGGGAACGACGGTTCGCGGCGACGTAGTGTAG